A single genomic interval of Amycolatopsis albispora harbors:
- the dgoD gene encoding galactonate dehydratase, whose protein sequence is MKITSMTTFQVPPRWCFLKIETDAGITGWGEPVLEGRAESVAATVAELSDYLIGQDPARIEDIWTVLYRGGFYRGGGIHMSALAGIDQALWDIKGKSLGVPVHELLGGRVRDRIKVYSWIGGDRPAETARAARDVVDRGFTAVKMNGTEELSYLDSWAKVDRCVANVDAVRQAVGADVGIGVDFHGRVHKPMAKVLLRELEPYRLMFVEEPVLSEHVEDFAEVLRNSPIPIALGERLYSRWDFKSVLASGAVDIIQPDPSHCGGITEARKIAHLAEAHDVGLALHCPLGPIALAACLQIDAGCYNATIQEQSLGIHYNTSNDLLDYLVDPSVFTYRDGQVDIPGGPGLGIEINEEYVTERAAEGHRWRNPVWRHADGSFAEW, encoded by the coding sequence ATGAAGATCACGTCAATGACGACATTCCAGGTGCCGCCCCGCTGGTGCTTCTTGAAGATCGAGACCGACGCGGGGATCACCGGCTGGGGCGAGCCGGTGCTGGAGGGCAGGGCCGAGTCGGTGGCCGCGACGGTGGCCGAGCTGTCGGACTACCTGATCGGCCAGGACCCGGCCCGCATCGAGGACATCTGGACCGTGCTCTACCGCGGCGGGTTCTATCGCGGCGGCGGCATCCACATGAGCGCGCTGGCCGGGATCGACCAGGCGCTGTGGGACATCAAGGGCAAGTCGCTGGGCGTGCCGGTGCACGAGCTGCTCGGCGGCCGGGTGCGCGACCGGATCAAGGTGTACTCCTGGATCGGCGGCGACCGCCCGGCCGAGACCGCCCGCGCCGCCCGTGACGTGGTGGACCGGGGGTTCACCGCGGTCAAGATGAACGGCACCGAGGAACTGTCCTATCTGGACAGCTGGGCCAAGGTGGACCGCTGTGTGGCCAATGTGGACGCGGTGCGCCAGGCGGTGGGCGCGGACGTCGGCATCGGCGTGGACTTCCACGGCCGCGTGCACAAGCCGATGGCCAAGGTGCTGCTGCGCGAGCTGGAGCCGTACCGGCTGATGTTCGTCGAGGAGCCGGTGCTGTCCGAGCACGTCGAGGACTTCGCCGAGGTGCTGCGGAACTCGCCGATCCCGATCGCGCTCGGCGAGCGGCTGTATTCGCGCTGGGACTTCAAGTCCGTGCTGGCCTCCGGGGCGGTGGACATCATCCAGCCCGACCCGTCGCACTGCGGTGGCATCACCGAGGCGCGCAAGATCGCGCACCTGGCCGAGGCACACGACGTCGGCCTGGCGCTGCACTGCCCGCTCGGCCCGATCGCGCTCGCCGCCTGCCTGCAGATCGACGCCGGTTGTTACAACGCGACGATCCAGGAGCAGAGCCTGGGCATCCACTACAACACCAGCAACGACCTGCTCGACTACCTGGTGGACCCGTCGGTGTTCACCTACCGCGACGGGCAGGTCGACATTCCCGGCGGCCCCGGGCTCGGCATCGAGATCAACGAGGAGTACGTCACCGAGCGCGCCGCGGAAGGGCACCGCTGGCGCAATCCGGTGTGGCGGCACGCCGACGGCTCGTTCGCGGAGTGGTGA